One genomic window of Micromonospora sp. WMMD1128 includes the following:
- a CDS encoding Ppx/GppA phosphatase family protein, producing MRLGVLDVGSNTVHLLVVDAHHGAHPWPAHSEKVVLRLAEQIGPDGALTDAGADGLVEAVGMARAAADGLGAEDLLAFATSAVRDATNAGEVLARVRDETGVRLGVLSGADEARMTFLAVRRWFGWSAGRLLALDIGGGSLELAAGIDEHPDVAVSLPLGAGRLSRERLAIDPAGLTPPPARAVEDLREYVDAQLDPVVKQLTEVGWERPVATSKTFRSLARLAGAAPSGAGLWARRSLTRTGLRQVLGFVRHIPPAHLPELEGVSAQRAHQLLAGAVVAEAVMRRLDVDSVDICPWALREGVILRRLDQLAPM from the coding sequence GTTCCAACACGGTGCACCTGTTGGTGGTCGACGCCCACCACGGCGCGCATCCCTGGCCGGCCCACTCGGAGAAGGTGGTGCTGCGGCTGGCCGAGCAGATCGGCCCCGACGGCGCGTTGACCGACGCCGGCGCCGACGGGCTGGTCGAGGCCGTCGGCATGGCGCGGGCGGCGGCGGACGGGCTGGGCGCCGAGGACCTGTTGGCGTTCGCCACGAGCGCGGTCCGCGACGCCACGAACGCCGGCGAGGTGCTGGCCCGGGTCCGCGACGAGACCGGCGTACGTCTGGGGGTGCTCTCCGGCGCGGACGAGGCGCGGATGACGTTCCTCGCGGTGCGGCGGTGGTTCGGTTGGTCCGCCGGGCGGTTGCTGGCGCTCGACATCGGCGGTGGCTCGCTGGAGCTTGCCGCCGGCATCGACGAGCATCCGGACGTGGCGGTCTCGTTGCCGCTCGGCGCGGGCCGGCTCAGCCGGGAGCGGCTGGCGATCGACCCGGCCGGGCTGACGCCGCCACCCGCCCGGGCCGTGGAGGACCTGCGGGAGTACGTGGACGCGCAGCTCGACCCGGTGGTGAAGCAGCTGACCGAGGTGGGCTGGGAGCGTCCGGTGGCCACCTCCAAGACGTTCCGCTCGCTGGCGAGGTTGGCCGGCGCCGCGCCGTCCGGCGCCGGTCTCTGGGCGCGGCGCAGCCTGACCCGCACCGGCTTGCGGCAGGTGCTCGGGTTCGTCCGGCACATTCCGCCGGCTCACCTGCCGGAGCTGGAGGGCGTCAGCGCGCAGCGGGCGCACCAGCTCCTGGCCGGCGCGGTGGTGGCCGAGGCGGTGATGCGCCGGCTCGACGTCGACAGCGTGGACATCTGCCCCTGGGCGTTGCGCGAAGGGGTCATCCTACGCCGGCTGGATCAGCTTGCACCGATGTGA
- a CDS encoding sugar phosphate isomerase/epimerase, producing MTSRVPVLLSTSSVFPERTAAAFQLASALGYDGVEVMVWTDPVSQDAGALRGLSEHYDIPVLSVHAPCLLVTQRVWSPDPWERLRRAAELAETLESPTVVVHPPFTWQRDYARTFTDGLDAIAGQFGGLRFAVENMFPVRMAGRQFVPYVPGWDPTDAGYAAYTLDLSHCAASHTDALAMADRMGSRLAHVHLGDGTGEGRDEHLVPGRGGQPCAELLRSLAGRGFTGSVAVEVTTRGAKSRAVREADLRESLAFARANLTAPSPVDA from the coding sequence GTGACTTCCCGCGTCCCGGTGCTCCTGTCCACGTCCTCGGTCTTTCCCGAACGGACCGCGGCGGCGTTCCAGCTCGCCTCCGCGCTCGGCTACGACGGCGTCGAGGTGATGGTCTGGACCGACCCGGTGAGCCAGGACGCGGGCGCGCTGCGCGGCCTGTCCGAGCACTACGACATTCCGGTGCTGTCGGTGCACGCGCCCTGCCTGCTGGTCACCCAGCGGGTGTGGAGCCCCGACCCGTGGGAGCGGCTGCGCCGCGCCGCTGAGCTGGCCGAGACGCTGGAGTCGCCGACCGTGGTGGTGCATCCGCCGTTCACCTGGCAGCGTGACTACGCGCGTACGTTCACCGACGGCCTGGACGCCATCGCCGGGCAGTTCGGTGGGCTCCGCTTCGCGGTGGAGAACATGTTCCCGGTGCGGATGGCCGGCCGGCAGTTCGTGCCGTACGTCCCGGGCTGGGACCCGACCGACGCCGGTTACGCCGCCTACACGCTCGACCTGTCGCACTGCGCGGCCTCGCACACGGACGCGCTGGCGATGGCCGACCGGATGGGCAGCCGGCTCGCGCACGTGCACCTGGGCGACGGCACCGGCGAGGGGCGGGACGAGCACCTGGTGCCGGGCCGGGGCGGTCAGCCCTGCGCGGAGCTGCTCCGCTCGCTGGCCGGGCGCGGCTTCACCGGCTCGGTGGCGGTGGAGGTGACCACCCGGGGCGCGAAGAGCCGCGCGGTCCGGGAGGCGGACCTGCGCGAGTCGCTGGCGTTCGCCCGGGCCAACCTGACCGCGCCCTCACCCGTCGACGCCTGA
- a CDS encoding CGNR zinc finger domain-containing protein: protein MNFDAYARTGVELVNARLDDLDGLRALFPDENAWMRDEVAERDLAIFRRAQKRLRDVFEYGTSGRDADAVTELNALLEAFPVQPRISGHDSSDWHMHVTSRGASVSSEYLAGAVWGLSVWLCEYGSARFGVCADERCGNVYLDTSSNCCRRFCSERCATRSHVAAHRARKRAAVGEQAVPAQPLAPVS, encoded by the coding sequence GTGAACTTCGACGCGTACGCCCGGACCGGGGTCGAGCTCGTCAACGCCCGGCTGGACGACCTCGACGGCCTGCGGGCCCTCTTCCCGGACGAGAACGCCTGGATGCGCGACGAGGTCGCGGAGCGGGACCTCGCCATCTTCCGGCGAGCACAGAAACGCCTGCGGGACGTCTTCGAGTACGGCACCTCGGGCCGGGATGCCGACGCCGTGACGGAGCTGAACGCGCTGCTGGAGGCGTTCCCGGTGCAGCCCCGCATCTCCGGCCACGACTCCTCGGACTGGCACATGCACGTGACCAGCCGGGGCGCCTCGGTCTCCTCCGAATACCTGGCCGGGGCGGTCTGGGGGCTGTCGGTCTGGCTCTGCGAGTACGGCAGCGCCCGGTTCGGGGTCTGCGCGGACGAGCGCTGCGGCAACGTCTACCTGGACACCTCGTCGAACTGCTGCCGGCGGTTCTGCTCCGAGCGGTGCGCCACCCGCTCGCACGTGGCGGCGCACCGCGCCCGCAAGCGTGCCGCGGTCGGCGAGCAGGCGGTGCCGGCCCAGCCGCTCGCCCCGGTCAGCTGA